The genomic region CTTCCGCAATGCGCCTGCCACAGGCCGCCAATTGAGCGTTAATTAAGCACGTTTTTCCAGCCAGGCCTTTTCCACCGCCAGGTCCAGCATGGCGATCACGTCGGACTCAATGTCCCCCACGTCAGGAAAAGCGGCCCGCACATCGGCCACGATATCAGCGACGCTGCGCCGGCCATCCACACGCTTGATGACTTCGCCCGCCCCGCCGTTGAGTTTGATCATGCCCTCAGGAAACAGCAGCACGTAGCATTGTTGGGCCTCTTCCCACTGGAATCGGTAATGACGTGCGATGGCATAGACATCGCCCGCGGAGACGACACGGG from Methylobacillus flagellatus KT harbors:
- the pqqD gene encoding pyrroloquinoline quinone biosynthesis peptide chaperone PqqD gives rise to the protein MSTISDSHDKVHHARVVSAGDVYAIARHYRFQWEEAQQCYVLLFPEGMIKLNGGAGEVIKRVDGRRSVADIVADVRAAFPDVGDIESDVIAMLDLAVEKAWLEKRA